Proteins co-encoded in one Streptomyces sp. SLBN-31 genomic window:
- a CDS encoding RNA-guided endonuclease TnpB family protein, producing MTTGVKRAFKYRFYPTGAQAAELSRTFGCVRKVYNLALAARRQAWAREQRVSYHQTSAMLTAWKKSEELAYLNEVSSVPLQQALRHLQTAFANFFGRRARYPRFKSRKKSRKSAEYTTSAFRFKDGRLTLAKMAEPLDIVWSRPLPEGASPSTVTVSNDAAGRWYVSLLCEDLSVRPLPPTHAAVGVDVGLDHLLTLSTGEKVSNPRHERRDRARLAKAQRQLARKAKGEGANRAKARRKAATVYARITDRRLDHLHKLTTRLVRENQTIVIEDLAVRNMMKNGSLARAISDAAWSELRSMLEYKAQWYGRAVIAIDRWFPSSKLCSACGSLQDTMPLNVRAWTCDCGTTHDRDVNAAKNILAVGLTATVCGADVRPQRSTPGGQSAMKQKTPRREP from the coding sequence GTGACCACTGGCGTGAAGCGGGCGTTCAAGTACCGCTTCTATCCGACCGGTGCGCAGGCAGCCGAGCTGTCGCGCACGTTCGGATGTGTGCGGAAGGTCTACAACCTGGCCCTTGCGGCGCGCAGGCAGGCGTGGGCGAGGGAGCAGCGGGTGAGCTACCACCAGACGTCGGCGATGCTGACGGCCTGGAAGAAGAGCGAGGAACTCGCCTACCTCAACGAGGTTTCCTCCGTGCCGCTCCAGCAGGCTCTGCGGCACCTTCAGACGGCGTTCGCGAACTTCTTCGGCAGGCGGGCGAGGTACCCGCGGTTCAAGTCGCGGAAGAAGTCGCGGAAGTCGGCGGAGTACACCACCAGCGCGTTCCGGTTTAAGGACGGCAGGCTGACCCTGGCGAAGATGGCGGAGCCGCTGGACATCGTGTGGTCCCGTCCCCTGCCCGAGGGTGCGTCGCCGTCCACCGTGACGGTGTCCAACGACGCGGCCGGACGCTGGTATGTGTCCCTGCTGTGTGAGGACCTCTCCGTCCGGCCACTTCCCCCCACCCACGCGGCCGTCGGTGTCGACGTCGGCCTCGATCACCTGCTGACCCTCTCCACCGGGGAGAAGGTTTCCAACCCCCGGCACGAGCGCCGCGACCGAGCCCGCCTGGCCAAGGCCCAGCGGCAGCTTGCCCGCAAGGCCAAGGGGGAGGGAGCGAACCGGGCCAAGGCACGCCGGAAGGCGGCCACGGTCTACGCCCGCATCACCGACCGCAGGCTCGACCACCTGCACAAACTCACCACTCGTCTCGTTCGTGAAAACCAAACGATCGTGATCGAGGACCTCGCCGTGCGGAACATGATGAAGAACGGCAGCCTGGCCCGCGCCATCAGCGACGCGGCCTGGTCCGAGTTGCGGAGCATGCTGGAATACAAGGCCCAGTGGTACGGCCGCGCAGTGATCGCGATCGACCGCTGGTTCCCCTCCTCCAAGCTGTGCTCCGCCTGCGGCAGCCTGCAGGACACGATGCCGCTCAACGTCCGCGCGTGGACGTGCGACTGCGGGACGACCCACGACCGGGACGTGAACGCGGCGAAGAACATTCTGGCCGTCGGGCTGACGGCGACTGTCTGTGGAGCTGATGTAAGACCTCAACGGAGCACTCCGGGCGGGCAATCGGCGATGAAGCAGAAAACCCCACGGCGCGAGCCGTAG
- a CDS encoding adenylate kinase, whose protein sequence is MRIVLIGPPGAGKGTQAAILSERLGIPHISTGDLFREHVTRRTPLGQEAKRYLDAGELVPDHVTGGMVRQRLHQSDARRGFLLDGFPRTLTQARELAAMLDSTGAGLDAVVEFTAPEDIVVKRLLNRGRPDDTEDVIRHRQRVYERQTAPLLDHYADILLTVQAVGPIDGIAGRALTGLSGESVRHPRHAR, encoded by the coding sequence ATGCGAATCGTCCTCATCGGCCCTCCCGGAGCGGGCAAGGGCACCCAAGCAGCCATACTCAGCGAGAGACTCGGCATCCCGCACATCTCCACCGGAGACCTGTTCCGCGAGCACGTCACCCGCCGGACGCCACTCGGGCAGGAAGCCAAGCGGTATCTCGACGCCGGCGAACTCGTACCCGATCACGTCACCGGCGGCATGGTCCGCCAGCGGCTGCACCAGTCCGACGCCCGGCGCGGCTTCCTTCTGGACGGCTTCCCGCGCACCCTGACACAGGCGCGGGAACTCGCCGCGATGCTGGATTCCACCGGAGCCGGACTGGACGCCGTGGTGGAGTTCACCGCGCCCGAGGACATCGTGGTGAAGCGGCTGCTGAACCGCGGCCGGCCGGATGACACCGAGGATGTCATCCGCCATCGGCAGCGGGTCTACGAACGCCAGACCGCCCCTCTGCTCGACCACTACGCGGACATCCTGCTGACTGTTCAGGCCGTCGGACCGATCGACGGGATCGCCGGGCGGGCGCTCACGGGACTGTCGGGAGAGTCGGTCCGGCACCCTCGGCATGCACGGTGA